From a single Solanum dulcamara chromosome 4, daSolDulc1.2, whole genome shotgun sequence genomic region:
- the LOC129886810 gene encoding pentatricopeptide repeat-containing protein At1g06270 yields the protein MAVAKLQVSVRPFSRSFVSSARMLEESIRAVVEAKRYEQIPDILTSSEGSHHNPNPFSFLSTFPENTSVKIVDEILQSFTPIRPRSRPQIAYSSLLSYSLQSSNPLPLALAILQRTLRSGCIPVPQTHLLLSTAWIERRSKSHSVSSILLEMQDIGYAPDGGTCNYLISSLCKVDKIDEAVNVLKGIGRAGCSPDLDCYGSLIDSLSELRITSSIIDTLNEMVAIVGLSPRKETLVKALTALRANKEIWRAIEVIELLTNEGVHVGFECYELVLEGCLENRQFILAGKFVIEMTKRGFIPYIRSRQKVVEGLTSIGEWELANAVRQRFAELRS from the coding sequence ATGGCAGTTGCAAAGCTACAGGTCTCTGTTCGTCCTTTTAGCCGTTCTTTTGTCTCTTCAGCAAGAATGCTTGAAGAATCCATTAGAGCTGTGGTGGAAGCTAAAAGATATGAACAAATTCCTGATATTCTAACCTCTTCTGAAGGATCTCACCACAATCCGAATCCCTTTTCATTTTTATCCACTTTCCCTGAGAACACAAGTGTCAAAATTGTTGACGAAATTTTACAGTCTTTTACTCCAATCAGGCCTCGTTCTCGCCCTCAAATTGCATATTCCTCTCTCCTTTCTTACAGTCTCCAAAGCTCAAATCCTCTTCCACTTGCTCTTGCCATTCTCCAGCGTACCCTTCGCTCTGGCTGCATTCCGGTACCTCAAACTCACCTCCTACTCTCCACTGCATGGATTGAACGTCGGAGTAAATCCCATTCTGTTTCAAGCATATTGTTGGAAATGCAGGATATTGGATATGCACCTGATGGTGGCACTTGCAATTACCTGATCTCATCGCTTTGTAAGGTTGATAAGATAGATGAAGCAGTTAATGTATTGAAGGGCATAGGTCGTGCTGGTTGTAGTCCAGATTTGGATTGTTACGGTTCTTTAATTGACAGTTTGTCCGAGCTAAGAATAACGTCTTCTATCATAGATACATTGAATGAAATGGTTGCGATAGTTGGCTTGAGCCCCAGAAAAGAAACTTTGGTGAAAGCTTTGACAGCATTACGGGCTAACAAAGAGATATGGAGAGCAATTGAAGTAATTGAGCTTTTAACAAATGAGGGTGTGCATGTTGGGTTCGAGTGCTACGAGTTGGTCCTTGAAGGGTGCTTAGAGAACCGCCAGTTTATTTTGGCTGGAAAATTTGTGATAGAAATGACCAAGAGAGGCTTTATACCATACATAAGGTCAAGGCAAAAGGTTGTTGAAGGCCTGACAAGTATTGGTGAATGGGAACTTGCCAATGCCGTGAGGCAGAGATTTGCAGAACTAAGGTCGTAG
- the LOC129886811 gene encoding UMP-CMP kinase 3 isoform X2 produces MGTVVDSVNQEAGSLPTNKKVTVIFVLGGPGSGKGTQCTNIVENFGYTHLSAGDLLRAERNSGSENGTMISNMIKEGKIVPSEVTIKLLQRAIEENDNDKFLIDGFPRNEENRAAFELVTGIEPEFVLFFDCPEQEMEKRLLGRNQGREDDNIETIRKRFKVYMESSLPVIEYYQSKGKVRKIDAAKPVGEVFEAVKAVFSPANEKVAA; encoded by the exons ATGGGGACTGTTGTCGATTCTGTTAACCAG GAAGCAGGAAGCCTGCCAACCAACAAGAAGGTCACTGTTATTTTTGTTCTCG GTGGCCCAGGCAGTGGTAAGGGCACCCAGTGTACTAATATTGTTGAAAACTTTGGGTACACCCATCTAAGTGCTGGTGATCTTCTCCGAGCAGAAAGAAATTCTGGTTCCGAGAATGG GACGATGATTTCGAACATGATTAAAGAAGGGAAAATTGTACCATCAGAGGTAACAATTAAGCTTCTCCAACGAGCAATTGAGGAAAATGACaatgataaattccttattgATGGTTTTCCCCGGAATGAGGAGAACCGTGCTGCTTTTGAGTTAGTT ACTGGAATTGAGCCTGAGTTTGTGCTCTTCTTTGATTGTCCTGAACAAGAGATGGAGAAACGCCTTTTAGGTCGTAACCAG GGAAGAGAAGatgataatattgaaacaaTAAGGAAGCGATTCAAGGTTTACATGGAATCTAGTCTACCTGTTATTGAATATTACCAGTCCAAGGGGAAGGTTCGAAAG ATTGATGCTGCAAAGCCTGTTGGAGAAGTATTTGAAGCAGTTAAAGCTGTTTTTTCCCCAGCTAATGAGAAG GTTGCTGCCTGA
- the LOC129886811 gene encoding UMP-CMP kinase 3 isoform X1, which produces MGLQQLHCEFRYRFSRFAACMYQRQHQETVEIREAGSLPTNKKVTVIFVLGGPGSGKGTQCTNIVENFGYTHLSAGDLLRAERNSGSENGTMISNMIKEGKIVPSEVTIKLLQRAIEENDNDKFLIDGFPRNEENRAAFELVTGIEPEFVLFFDCPEQEMEKRLLGRNQGREDDNIETIRKRFKVYMESSLPVIEYYQSKGKVRKIDAAKPVGEVFEAVKAVFSPANEKVAA; this is translated from the exons ATGGGGCTACAACAATTGCACTGTGAATTTAGATACCGATTTTCTAGATTTGCAGCATGCATGTACCAACGGCAACACCAAGAAACAGTGGAAATAAGG GAAGCAGGAAGCCTGCCAACCAACAAGAAGGTCACTGTTATTTTTGTTCTCG GTGGCCCAGGCAGTGGTAAGGGCACCCAGTGTACTAATATTGTTGAAAACTTTGGGTACACCCATCTAAGTGCTGGTGATCTTCTCCGAGCAGAAAGAAATTCTGGTTCCGAGAATGG GACGATGATTTCGAACATGATTAAAGAAGGGAAAATTGTACCATCAGAGGTAACAATTAAGCTTCTCCAACGAGCAATTGAGGAAAATGACaatgataaattccttattgATGGTTTTCCCCGGAATGAGGAGAACCGTGCTGCTTTTGAGTTAGTT ACTGGAATTGAGCCTGAGTTTGTGCTCTTCTTTGATTGTCCTGAACAAGAGATGGAGAAACGCCTTTTAGGTCGTAACCAG GGAAGAGAAGatgataatattgaaacaaTAAGGAAGCGATTCAAGGTTTACATGGAATCTAGTCTACCTGTTATTGAATATTACCAGTCCAAGGGGAAGGTTCGAAAG ATTGATGCTGCAAAGCCTGTTGGAGAAGTATTTGAAGCAGTTAAAGCTGTTTTTTCCCCAGCTAATGAGAAG GTTGCTGCCTGA